AAAATAAGCAAATAGCCTGACAGTCCAAGTCCCACAGGAATCCAGGTTTCCGGTCGCGTAATGAAAGTAAAAAAAACATCCAACCACGGATGAATCCACACTTGATTAATGAGACGAAAAAGTGTCAGATCCAGAGACAGCAGCATCTATTTACTCTTCAAAGGTAAAATCATCGTCGTTGGGGATTTTCGGTTCGGGCATACCGTTGTAAATTATCTTCTCCTGCCCGTTATCCTCTTCTTCCTCCAGTTCCTCCAACTCTTCTTCCTCTGCCAGATGTTCAGGAATGTTCAGGGATTCTTCCAGCTCTTTTTTAAGTGCCTGATACTCTTCATCTTTATCAATAATCCGGAAAGAACCGGTCAACTTGGATTGTTTCAGCTGATTCAAGACCTTGGGAGCCGGAAACACAAGCACACACTCTCCTCCTTTTCCGAGAGTGTATCTCCGGGCGAAAAGCAAAGCTCCCAATCCTGTACTATCATGCATCTTCACCGTGGATAAATTGATAATGATGGTTTTGATCTCTCCCTTGCTGAGGGCCATCATCAATTCCCTTTTAAACCTCAGGGTTCCCAGATTATCCAAAAGGACATTCTTCGGTTTAAAAATGAGGGTGTCACCATAAAATCTGCTGAGAAAATCCATAGAATCACCTGTCTTTGTTTTATCACAGGGAATTTATGACTAATTCCGGGATGAATTCAAGGAATTGATATGTATTCACGGATGATATCTTTATTGAATTTGGTTAACTTATTTTAATAAAGTCAAAACGGAGTCATTCTATGACAGATATCCTGATCATCGGAAGTACAGCCCTTATTCTTATAATCCTGATTATCATGCTCATTCACCTGAGGCCGAAGCGGTTTGAATCCATTATCAGGGAGGAATTCACCCCCCTTCGGGATTCACTCATCACCCAGCAGGGAAAGATTGAAGACCTGCCGGAAAAAACCGAATCGCGCCTGAAAGAGTACCAGTCCCGCCTTTTTACGGAACTGAAGGATATCCTTCACCGTGCCCAGCTTGAATCCACAGGGCAAATCAGCACCTTTCAGGAACACTTATCCACAGTCCTTGGAAAAAACAGCAAACAGCTTACAGAAGAATTCGGCCTGTTCAAGGATAATCTGAACCAGATATTAACACGGAATTTTGAAAAGCTTACGGAAACAACGGAAAACAAGCTGACTCAGATAGACCGGAAAGTTCTGGAAAACCTGAATGAGGGTTTTAAAAAGACCAATGAAACCTTTAACAATGTGATAGAACGGTTGGCAAAAATCGATGAGGCCCAACGGAAAATCGACAGTCTTTCCACCAATGTCATCTCCCTTCAGGATATCCTCACAGATAAAAAAAGCCGGGGTATATTCGGAGAGGTACAGCTTCATCAGATTTTAAGTGTCGTCTTCGGGGACCGGAACGAGCAGATTTACCGCCTGCAACATACCTTATCCAACGGCATGGTGGCAGATGCCGTGCTTTTTATTCCCGAACCCACGGGCATGATCTGCATCGACTCCAAATTCCCGCTGGAAAATTTCAAGCGCATGACGGACCAGTCCCTGGACGAGTTGCAGCGAAAACGAAGTGCCGACCTGTTCAAGAAAGACATCCGAAAGCATATCGACGATATTGCCTCGAAATATATCATACCGGGAGAAACGTCCTCACAAGCCATTATGTTTTTGCCTGCGGAAGCCATTTTTGCAGAGATTCATGCCTATCATTACGACCTTGTAGACTACTCCTGGAGACACAAAGTCAGCATGGTTTCCCCTTCCACCTTTCTGGCGCTGCTGAATACCACCCAGACCGTCCTCAATGACATGAAAAGAAAAGAATACGCGGATATCATCCAGAAAGAAATCATAAAGCTGGCCCGGGATTTCAAGCGGTACCGGATCCGCTGGGATAATCTGACTAAACATATCGACACGGTACAGAAAGACGTGAAAGAGATTCATACATCGACGGAAAAAATCACGAAATCCTTTGACAGAATATCCAATGTGGAAATTGAACAGGAAGAGGAGCCGGTAAGTCAGCTCAAACCGGGAAACGGTGGATTATCCGAAAAGGACTGAATCCTGCTGAAACCGAACACACTCTTAAATGTGTTTGTAAGTTCTGAAATAACGGTCTTTTGATCCGGCAGAGGGCGCCCTTGTTTTTCCATTTCCATTTCCAGGGATGTCACACCCCGATCCTGAATACCGCAGGCAATGATTCCCCCGAAATAGGCGGGATCGGTCTGAAGGTTCAGGGCAAACCCGTGCATCGACACTCCGTCAATGACCCTGAGGCCAATAGCGCAGATCTTATTTGAACCGATCCACACACCGGGATAGAGGGGATCCCGTTTTGCCGTTAATCCGAAACGGCCGAGTGTTATAATCACCACTTCTTCAATGGAATAGACAAAACGGCGGGTAGAAAAGCCCAGGTTTTTATAGTGAAAAATAGGATATCCCACCAGCTGACCGGGTCCGTGGTAGGTTACATCACCACCCCGGTCAATTTCATAAACCGAAATCCCTTTTGCCTTGAGTGTTTCATCATCAAACAGAATATTGCTGCGGTCCCCGTGACGGCCGATGGTATAAACATGGGAATGTTCCAAAAGAATCAGAGTATCGCCGATTTTATCATTACGGCGCAGGGAATGGATTCGTTTTTGTGCTTCCCAGGCTTTCCCGTATTCTACAGAGCCCGGGGTCCAAAGGGTAAGTGTTTTCATATCAGATCAGAAAAAGAACCGTAATCCGGGTCATAAAGCCGTTTGTAAAGCCGTGGCAGGGACTGGTCTGTTTGTTCCGCCAGGTAATCACAGATTATCCGGGCGGATTTAATATAATCATCTTCAGGGATTTTGCCCAACCGGTTCCGGACCTCTTCGGGAAGGATACGGCGGTTCAGAAAGAATGTCTCGGGGTTCCCCTGAAGAAAAGTTGTAAAGATCCGCTTCAGAATATACTGTCCTTTAAATTCAATCTGCTCCAGCTGGGGAGATTTAAACATCAGGTCAACGGCAACCTGTTTATATACTTCAATTTCCCGGATGATTTCTTCAGGGATCCGGAGAGTGTATTTGTATCGGTTGCTGACTTCCTTCATGGGATGATCCGAATGAATCAGGGAGACATTTTCAATAAAGTCCCCCGTCCTGGCAGCAATATACTTTTCAAAACGGACTTTGTATTCCAGTGGATCCAGAAGGCGCTGTATCACCTGCTCCTCTTCACCCTTTATATGGTGATTCACGGCCCATTCATAGACACTTTTCCGGGAAATAAAGCCTGCCTGATAGCCATCCAGAAGATCATGAAGGGCATAAGCCACGTCATCCGCCCAGTTCATGATACTGCATTCCAGGCTCCTTTCACGGTAAATAGTCCCGTCCGGACTGAGGAATTCCAGGTAGGGTTTCTGGTCATCATAGAGAAATTTCCCTTTTTGGTCGCTTTCAGACCACAGAATCTTGTATTTCATAATCCCGTCGATAAAAGCCCGGGATGGCTTCATCCCTTCGCCCCCTTCGTCGCTGTCATGAATTTTTTCCGTCACAATTTTTAATGTCTGAGCATTTCCCTCAAAACCGCCGGCATGGCGCATCAGTTCATTTAAAGCAGCTTCACCGGCATGACCAAAGGGGGGATTTCCAATATCATGGGTCAGGCAGATTCCCTCGATAAGATCTGAATCGATGGCATTCTCCCGGAGAATATTCCGGTTCAGAATATTTGCGATGGAACGACCGATCTGAGCCACTTCCAGGCTGTGGGTCAGACGGGTGCGGTAAAAATCGTAGGTGCCGCTTAAAAAAACCTGGGTTTTACTTTGCAGCTTCCGAAAGGCCGGGCTGTATAAAATCCGGTCACGGTCTACCTGAAAAACAGACCGGTAATCTTTTTTGCCCCGCGGTTCCAGAGTTTCACGGTCAAAATCATTATAAAATCCGGATTGCATCACTTCTGTCATATTCATGATTCCTGTTGATTGGGATGTACCATCGTCCGGATGGAATGCCCCATTCTCAAGGCATTGAAGGCTTCATTGATCCGGGAAAGAGGATAATGTCCGGATACCATTTCCCGCCAGCGGATCTTACGGTCCTTTAAAAGTTTAATCACGTCTGGGATTTCCCGCTTGGGTGCCCCTACCGAACCGATCAGGGACACCTCATCCATGATAATCCGTCCCACCAGGAAGGGAATTGTGTTGTCTGAATAGCCGCTCAGGACCAGGCGTCCGCCCTTGTGAAGGACATTCATGGCCTGTACCATAGTCCGGGGGGTTCCGATGGTTTCAATCACCACGTCGGCTTTCCCGCGAATCATTTCGCATACCCCTTCTTCACACACTTTACACTTGTTGGAATTCAGCACCCCGTCGGCACCATAATCCCGGGCAATATTAAGTTTCCAGTCAAAAATATCCACCATATACACCTGGGCCTGTTTCAACTTCGCCATCTGAAGCAGAGAAAGGCCAAAGCCGCCGCATCCGAAAATAACCACCGTTTCACCCTGCCGGATATTCACACGATCGTACACGAGATGAAAGGCACCGACAAATATATTGCTGATCAGGCTTCCCAATTCGAAGGGGAATTCATCAGGAAGGTGAACCAACTGACTCTGGTCCACAGAGATGGTTTCGGCATATCCGCCGTCGATGTGATTTCCCAGGATTTTCAGATTATCACACTGGGTTTCATTCCAGGATTTACAGGCCAGGCACTTACCGCAACTGATGGTCGCCGGCACAATTACACGGTCCCTTGCGCTGAAGCTGGTTACGTTTTTCCCCGTTTCCTGAACCACTCCGGCAATTTCATGCCCCAGAATCAGAGGCGGAGTCTTGGCTGTGGCCAAACCCCGGTCAATAAATTGCAAATCGGTATGGCAAACCGAACAGGTTTCTATACTGATACGGACACCGGTGGATTTAAGGGGCTTGAGAGGAACATCTTCTATGGTAAGGGGTTCATACGCATGACGAAAGACAGCCGCTTTCATGGTGGCTTTTGATTCTGTTTTCTTTTCAGTCATAGTATGAATGTATAATTTTTATTTGTCATAAGAGAAGAATTTTTCTCAATCAAGAACGCCTGAAGAGATTCCATAGATTTTCCCGGCGAAAAAATCTAACTTTTACTTTAAACCGGAGACAGACTATGCCACATAAGAAAATTATCCGGGTCATTACCCTGTATATCCTGCTGACTTTCCCCTTCATTTCGGTTCAGGGCGGGAAAATCCCAGAAAATACAGCGGTTATTTCCACCCTGTCCCATGTTCAGATTGATTCCATGCTTCAACAGAACGCTTCAGGCAATGCCACGATTACAGACCGGATAGCCTATTATTCCCGTCTTTTTCTGGGGATGCCATACAGTTGGACCGCCACGGGAGACGGTGAATGGGCATTGCTGGAGAATCAACCGCTTTACAACCTGGATTCAACCAATTGCATGGTGTACTGCGAACACGTCCTGGCTTTATCCATATCTGACAGCTGGGACAATTTTTTCAACAATCTTCAGCAAATTCGCTATCAAGACGGCATCATGGGCATGCGGACGCGAAATCATTACACCATGGCGGACTGGTTGCCGGAAAACCGCTGGCTTTTGAGTAATGTGAGCAGGAAAGTAGGGGGACGCAATACCCGGACCCTGACCCGTAAGATATCACATAAAGCATTTTTCCGGGATAAGGGGATTCGCGATTTGCGCTACATCAAACCAGACCGGACCCTGAGTGTGGATTATATCCCCCTGAAAGATCTGAATACGGTGGAGGACCGCTTTCAAAACGGGGATATTCTGGCCCTCCTTTCAGCTAATAAAGACAATATCTTTTCGGCACACATGCTGATTATGATAAAAAATGAGAAAGGATTGTTCATCCGGGAAGCATCCAACAGCCAATGGACCACATTTGAAACCCCCTGGAAAACATGGTTGGAAAAAATACAAAAGAGTCCGCACTATGCCGGACTGGCCGTCATGCGGGTTCATGCGAAGTTGAACAAACCCGGTCGGATTATTCTTCCCTGGGAAATCCACTCCATGAAATAATCAGAAGGAGGGCATTGTGAAAGGACCCGTCTTTTTATTGATCATTATACTTTTTCTGACCGGATGTGCTTCTATCCGGCCGTCAGAGCCGTCTATTCCCGAATATACACCTTATGTGTACACCGCCGGAGCCGATACTCTGCCATACCGCTTACTTGAACCGGCAAAAACCGGGCGGGGAGAATTGTATCCTCTGGTTGTCTTTCTTCACGGATCAGGAGAACGGGGCAATGACAACACACGGCAATTAACACATGGAACCTACCTGTTCCAAAAACCTGAAAATGTTCAGGATTACCCCTGTTTTGTACTGGCTCCCCAGTGTCCCGAAGGCAACCGCTGGGTCGATGCCGCCTGGGATTCTTCAGTCCACCGGATGCCGGAAAATCCTTCAAAACCTCTTCAAATGGTCCACGACCTGATTTTGAAACTGACGACAAGCCTGCCTGTCGATCCGGACCGGATTTATGTAACGGGTCTGTCCATGGGAGGATTTGGCACCTGGGATATGCTGGCACGCTGGCCGGATATATTTGCAGCGGGAGTTCCCATTTGCGGTGGCGGGGATACATCTACGGCACCCCGGATCGCCCATATCCCGGTGTGGTTTTTTCACAGTTCCGATGATGGAGTAGTCCCGGTGGAATTATCCCGCAACATGGCTTTAGCTCTTGAGAAAGCCGGTGCCGTTTTCAGGTATACGGAATATAACGATACAGGACACGGGGCCTGGAAACCGGCGTATGAGGAACCGGAGCTGCTTCCCTGGCTATTTTCACATAAAAAATCCCCGAAGTGAATTAATTTTACATGCCGAAATAAATCATCATCTGTAAAACCGGGGCCATAACCTTTAATAATTCACCGTTAAACCCGTTGGAAACGGTTACCCGGTCATTGACTTTCCATTGATCTGTACTGATGGTCATAAAAATGAGTCCGCCGTTGATTCTCACGCCGGATCTCCTTGAAAACTGGTAGAGAAAAGAGAGTTGGGGCATGAGAGTGGGAATTTTCCTGGCTGTGAGTTTTGTGGATGTCAGGGGCCCTACAAAAAGCAGGGTCCAGTCCCGGGTGGGAGTTGATTCGAAATACTCGGCAGAGAGAGCTGATACGCCTGCGGACATGTTCAGGGCAAGCTGGGCATTATAGGAAAAGGGGATAACGCCTTCAAGAAAAAGAAAAACGCTGACCTGGGAAAAAACGGCATAACGGACCTTTCCCCCGGATGCTTCAGAATTTTCCGCTGTGCCGGCCAAAAGGGAAGCACCTATCCGCCAGCGATCATTGATATCTCCCCATCCCTGAAGGCCGTGGAAATAGCGGCTACCGGAAAAATCGTAACTCATGTTCATTCCCGGAAGGCCGAATTCATTGGCATCATAAATGACGAGAGTAGGTGCATAGCCAATGCCGCCCCCCCTGAATTCTTCATAAAATTCGGTAGACCCGGAAAGCGGCGGAAACATACCGATAACGAGCACGAAGGAAATAAGAATTTTTTTCATATTTATAATCCTAACATAAGTCCCAGATGAATCCCCGGTGAAAAAACAGAAATCTCCATGCCGTCCCCCAGAGGGACATGTCCGTTGATTGTCCACCCGGATTGGGGATAGCGGCTTACCAGCAGGGATGTGGACATTTCAAAACCCAGACGATTCATGATGCGGTATTTCAGGGAGATATAAGGTTTAAGGCAGAACCGGAATCCTGAATCCATCGTTGTACATGTCAAGGGGGAAATCCGGGGGTCCATCAGTTTATTCCAGGGAGGGATACGTTTCATGACGGAGTAATGAATCCGAAAGCGGTTCAGCCCGAGGCTCCCCCCAACCAAAACTTCAAAACGCCGTCCTGCCGGCACACCCCATTCAATAAAAGCGGCGATACCGGTCAGATCGGCACCGGCAAAGAGTGATGTATCCTGAGCCGTACTTGAAAAATTCTTTTCCCCGGCAAACACTTCAACACCAAGGACCGTATTCCCCACAAAATGCAGGTAACCTTCTACCCCCTGAAGAATCCAGATCCCTGTCAGATCTTCACCGGTCCAGTTTGTGTTCCCACCTCTATACATGGCCGGCAAATTCTGAAAACCTTCTCCCCGGAGATTTAAAACAGAGGGGATATAGGCAATTCCCCCCTCAAAAACATCCCCCTCCTCTGCGGGCAGAAACCGGAAAAGGATGAGAACAATGTTTAGAATACGCAGGAAATTATGGATTGTTTTCACGGATCATCCCATGCAATTGTAAATGGACTTATCAAATTTAGCGGGATAAATGGCCATATATCAATATAAATTGTTGTGATAGCCTTTGATTTCCCTTGATTTTCAGGGGGTGTGAGCCTATATTGATAAGGTTGAATATATTTCGGTTAAACATCAATCTTCATTAAGCTATACCTGAGTGGAAGCCTATGAAACAAACCCTGATGGTTCTTTTGCTTACACTTGCTCTTGTGAGCGGTGTTGTTGCGTCTCCGATATGGGAAATTCCCATCAATGGCAATCAGGTGGACAAATGGGAAATCATTGAAAGCCTGAGCGATGACAATACACTTGTCACGGCGGTATTACTCTCACCGGCTTCCCGGTTCAGAGGAAAAACCACTCTGATTGTATATCGTTTAGATGAGCAAACCGGGGTTTCAGAAATCTGGCGTACTGCATATCCCGATGACCGGCAGGGACTCTTCAGCGATTTTGCCGTGACCGATCTGAACGGAAATGGCCGTCCCGAAATTTGTCTTCTGCTGAATAACGATGTGGTTCCCCGTGGAACGGAAGAAACGGACTGGCTGCGGATCTTTGAGTGGACGGGCAATGCTTTTCCCAACATACCCACAAGCCGCGTATCTCTCAGGGTGGACCGTTTTACGCGGGCTCAACCGGTAAAAATCATACCCGGCCACTATACCACAACCGGTTTTACCGAACTGGCTGTTTTATTCAGCGGATCACTCCGGAAAATTTTTATCCTGAGTGGAAAGGGTGGTATACAAAATAAAGATTGGTCCCTGGGCGCTGAAATGAGTTCCGGAACCTTCCTGTCTGAAGCCGGACGTCTCAATTTTTCTGTGGTCTACTGGGACAGAGCTCCTCTTGCGGATATCATTTTTGCGATGCAAAACATCTCCGATAAGTCCTACGCATTCACCCTGGTAACCCTTCAGGACGGGAAAAGCATTGAAAAAGCCCGGTTAAGTACGGCAGGCAAATCTTTTCCGTCCCAATCTCTCCGATTTAAGACACTGAAACCCTTCCCGGACGACCGTGAAGATTTGTTACTTATAAATGAGCAAAACCGGGGTGCCCTGATCAGAAACGATGTGGAAAAGGGACTTGTTTTTCAGCCTTTGGAAATTAAAAACCCCCTGACCCGGGTGGATACAGACGGCCGGTCCCTTCTCACCTTTTACCGTGATTCTGTCCGTGTCTGGAAAAAGGACCGTGAAACAAAACAATATACGTACAGGAGATCACAACACATCCCCTTTGAACCAACTCAGGGCTATGCCTACGCTCCCGCTCAAAACCGGACCTTTGTCGCCGGAACCGATGCAGGGAACCGTTTTTTTATGTTGGCCCCCCTGGTTTCTTCATCCCCTGATGAAGAAATCTTTGTAGCGGCAGACAGGGAAAATATGCTGGAAGAACTGAAATCTCTTCTGGATACAGTTAAAATTACAACACAAGATATCCGGCTTCAGAAAACAGAGATGGGTGATTCCCTTGTCATTATTCCCCCTGAAACACCTGACACGGATATCATGACCCAGGTCCGGAATCGCCGCATGACCTTTGATGATGTTCTGGAACCCGGCAAAATCTTTTCAAGAACCGTCGCATTGAATCAATTGGATCCGGGCTCCCTGAATCTGGAATGGATTGCTCCGGAAGGCGCCGTATACAATCTCAGGACAGGCCTTATCACCTGGAAAATTATGCCCGAACAACTGGATTCCCATACCATTTATCTCTCCATCAGTGACAAGAAAGACACAAGCCGCACTATCTGGTCCGTCTATGTAAACGATCCGGTAAAAATCGTGAATAAAGAATGGCTTCTGACAACACCGGTAAATAAAACCTTATCATTTCAGGTGGAACTCCGGGATAATAATTCAAATCCTGAATTTCAATTTGAATTAGAAGGACTTGAAAAGGGATTCATAACGGAAAAGGGAGTGGTGCACTGGACACCCGGGATGGAAAATCTGGATGAAAACATCGCAACGGTAAAGGTTACCGACGGTTTTTCCATCGATTCAGCCCGTTTTATGATTTATGTCAATGACCCGGTGAATATTGTTTCTTCTCCCACATCATTGATTTTACCGGTTCAGAAGCCCTGGGTTTATCCCGTGGTGGTTCAGGACCGGAATCATGCCAACCTGTATGAATTTACATTTGAAAGACCTGTCATCATTGATCCGGAGCAGATTCTGGCAAAAGAGATACTCTCCGTGGCACGGGAAGGTGAACCGGGCCGTTACGTGAATGTCCGGCCTGTGATTGAAAAAATCGATTACTATGGGAAAAATCTGCTGGTGACCCTGACGAGGGAAAAGGAGAAGGAAAATATCACGCTGGGAGAAATTCTGTCAGGATGTCTGGACCGGCCGGTTCAAAATCTGCCCCGTTACACCGTCCGCCAGGTGAAAAACGTCCGGTATTCACTGGATAACAATGCACCGGCAGGGATGGAAATATCCCGTGAAGGACTTCTCAAATGGTTGCCTGATATGAACCAGTTAGACAGCCATCAGGTTATTTTGACCGCAAGTGATGGCCTGTCTTCGGATGAACAGCATTTGCACCTGTACGTCAACAGTCCTCCGAAGATTGTATCCGATCCGGCTGATAAAATCCTCATGCCCGGAGATATGTTTGGATACACCTGCAAAGTGGAAGATAAAAATTCCGATGCCCGTATCCGTTTTTTCATCGGCAAACACTCACCGCCGGCCCACGTGGATAGTCTGGGGCGTGTAGTATGGAGTGTAAGCGAAGAGGATTACGATTACCATCAACTGACAGTCATCGCTCATGACGGTTTTGCAGCCGATTCCATCCGGATGATGCTGTATGTAAACGACCCTGTCCGGATCATCCCCCCGCAGTCGCCGGTTGCTTTTACAGACAGCCTGTGGACTTATGCCCTCAAATACGAAGACAAAAATGCCACCCATTTATATCGCATTCGGGTGGAACATGAAGATGAATTTTCACAGATTGAACATCAGATAAAAACATTTCTCCGCAGGCAATCGGTACCGGTGTTGCGGTCAAGTCAGAAAGACACGGAAACGGTGGATGTCCGTCCGGCAGTCCGGCATCTTTACCATGCCGGTCCAGATCTTTTTGTGGAAGTGAACCCTGATTATACAGGAAAAACACACCTGCGCGAGATTTTTGCCGGGATCCTGGGAAAACCGGTGGAATACCTGCCCCTTCACAAAATCTGGCGGGATAAAAAAGTGGAATTTAACCTGATCGAAGGACCGGAAGGGCTCACTGTAAGTGCAGTGGGAGAAATCCGCTGGACACCCAAGTCCTTTCAATTCGGGACTTATCCCGTCACAGTCCGGGCAACAGATGCTATTGTATCAGATACTCTCACCTTTCAAATCTACGTCAATAGTCCTCCACACATTGTATCAGTCCCCGAAAACATTGTCCATTTTGGGGATATATGGCAATATCCCGTCGAAATCGAGGATTTGAACGCCGAACAGGAAATGGAAGTCCGCCTGGTTTCCGCGCCGAAAGGGGTTAAGCTTTATCCTTCAACCAAAACCATCATGTGGTCGCCCGATATCACTCAAAAGGGATTCTGGCCTGTTGAGATAGAAGTCAGTGATGGATATCAGACAGACCGCCAGTCCTTTAAGGTGTTTGTCAACATACCTCCTGAAATCACATCCAAGCCTGTCCTTGTAGCTTTAACGGGGTATGATTATTCCTATCAGATAAGGGCTGAGGATCTGAACGGTGACAGAATTCGCTATAAAGCCGTTAAGATGCCCCGGTGGGCCGAGTTGAACGAGCAGACG
This region of Candidatus Neomarinimicrobiota bacterium genomic DNA includes:
- a CDS encoding DUF1460 domain-containing protein — its product is MPHKKIIRVITLYILLTFPFISVQGGKIPENTAVISTLSHVQIDSMLQQNASGNATITDRIAYYSRLFLGMPYSWTATGDGEWALLENQPLYNLDSTNCMVYCEHVLALSISDSWDNFFNNLQQIRYQDGIMGMRTRNHYTMADWLPENRWLLSNVSRKVGGRNTRTLTRKISHKAFFRDKGIRDLRYIKPDRTLSVDYIPLKDLNTVEDRFQNGDILALLSANKDNIFSAHMLIMIKNEKGLFIREASNSQWTTFETPWKTWLEKIQKSPHYAGLAVMRVHAKLNKPGRIILPWEIHSMK
- a CDS encoding dienelactone hydrolase family protein, giving the protein MKGPVFLLIIILFLTGCASIRPSEPSIPEYTPYVYTAGADTLPYRLLEPAKTGRGELYPLVVFLHGSGERGNDNTRQLTHGTYLFQKPENVQDYPCFVLAPQCPEGNRWVDAAWDSSVHRMPENPSKPLQMVHDLILKLTTSLPVDPDRIYVTGLSMGGFGTWDMLARWPDIFAAGVPICGGGDTSTAPRIAHIPVWFFHSSDDGVVPVELSRNMALALEKAGAVFRYTEYNDTGHGAWKPAYEEPELLPWLFSHKKSPK
- the lipB gene encoding lipoyl(octanoyl) transferase LipB, whose protein sequence is MKTLTLWTPGSVEYGKAWEAQKRIHSLRRNDKIGDTLILLEHSHVYTIGRHGDRSNILFDDETLKAKGISVYEIDRGGDVTYHGPGQLVGYPIFHYKNLGFSTRRFVYSIEEVVIITLGRFGLTAKRDPLYPGVWIGSNKICAIGLRVIDGVSMHGFALNLQTDPAYFGGIIACGIQDRGVTSLEMEMEKQGRPLPDQKTVISELTNTFKSVFGFSRIQSFSDNPPFPGLS
- a CDS encoding DNA recombination protein RmuC — translated: MTDILIIGSTALILIILIIMLIHLRPKRFESIIREEFTPLRDSLITQQGKIEDLPEKTESRLKEYQSRLFTELKDILHRAQLESTGQISTFQEHLSTVLGKNSKQLTEEFGLFKDNLNQILTRNFEKLTETTENKLTQIDRKVLENLNEGFKKTNETFNNVIERLAKIDEAQRKIDSLSTNVISLQDILTDKKSRGIFGEVQLHQILSVVFGDRNEQIYRLQHTLSNGMVADAVLFIPEPTGMICIDSKFPLENFKRMTDQSLDELQRKRSADLFKKDIRKHIDDIASKYIIPGETSSQAIMFLPAEAIFAEIHAYHYDLVDYSWRHKVSMVSPSTFLALLNTTQTVLNDMKRKEYADIIQKEIIKLARDFKRYRIRWDNLTKHIDTVQKDVKEIHTSTEKITKSFDRISNVEIEQEEEPVSQLKPGNGGLSEKD
- a CDS encoding STAS domain-containing protein, giving the protein MDFLSRFYGDTLIFKPKNVLLDNLGTLRFKRELMMALSKGEIKTIIINLSTVKMHDSTGLGALLFARRYTLGKGGECVLVFPAPKVLNQLKQSKLTGSFRIIDKDEEYQALKKELEESLNIPEHLAEEEELEELEEEEDNGQEKIIYNGMPEPKIPNDDDFTFEE
- a CDS encoding zinc-binding dehydrogenase; amino-acid sequence: MTEKKTESKATMKAAVFRHAYEPLTIEDVPLKPLKSTGVRISIETCSVCHTDLQFIDRGLATAKTPPLILGHEIAGVVQETGKNVTSFSARDRVIVPATISCGKCLACKSWNETQCDNLKILGNHIDGGYAETISVDQSQLVHLPDEFPFELGSLISNIFVGAFHLVYDRVNIRQGETVVIFGCGGFGLSLLQMAKLKQAQVYMVDIFDWKLNIARDYGADGVLNSNKCKVCEEGVCEMIRGKADVVIETIGTPRTMVQAMNVLHKGGRLVLSGYSDNTIPFLVGRIIMDEVSLIGSVGAPKREIPDVIKLLKDRKIRWREMVSGHYPLSRINEAFNALRMGHSIRTMVHPNQQES
- the dgt gene encoding dNTP triphosphohydrolase, coding for MQSGFYNDFDRETLEPRGKKDYRSVFQVDRDRILYSPAFRKLQSKTQVFLSGTYDFYRTRLTHSLEVAQIGRSIANILNRNILRENAIDSDLIEGICLTHDIGNPPFGHAGEAALNELMRHAGGFEGNAQTLKIVTEKIHDSDEGGEGMKPSRAFIDGIMKYKILWSESDQKGKFLYDDQKPYLEFLSPDGTIYRERSLECSIMNWADDVAYALHDLLDGYQAGFISRKSVYEWAVNHHIKGEEEQVIQRLLDPLEYKVRFEKYIAARTGDFIENVSLIHSDHPMKEVSNRYKYTLRIPEEIIREIEVYKQVAVDLMFKSPQLEQIEFKGQYILKRIFTTFLQGNPETFFLNRRILPEEVRNRLGKIPEDDYIKSARIICDYLAEQTDQSLPRLYKRLYDPDYGSFSDLI